The proteins below come from a single Oncorhynchus keta strain PuntledgeMale-10-30-2019 chromosome 1, Oket_V2, whole genome shotgun sequence genomic window:
- the LOC118393612 gene encoding vasculin-like protein 1 isoform X1, with product MAQHDFVPAWLNFSTPQPAKSLAAFERHGENLARGDARPAVSRRRHNSSDGFFNNSPLRAPAGDGLHHPSLLRHDSVDSGVAKGGQGGLGSGLWGQEGPHHGRHTKRPVGDRDRERPGPHRQRNGTFHPRKGGFLPVEGGHEDKLKFVEEDFPSLNQSESIGKPVAQPHAVGTPVGVWEHPPSAKQTITKMLVIKKVSKEDPGASFSAGFANTTVPHLTNGTKTPISSSSVYKNLVPKPITPTKAVPWKPSGRETKSSFNISGWDSAFTNPAASVNKLLTHVTAPTYGPTYGSPKEPPSSITPPIDVTLPRLKLMRRSTDRKSEFLRGLKDDRNWDGPTSTSPSEAKENRGDLQENGIPHSLSDSDTDHLSSSLEAEYRLLKAMGWQEYPENDDNFLPITDAELQEFQAKTEKLKRNRLVQNGVLLKPLLKGAPLPLLSWRSPVEPELEEVSESESTSSSQTDDDDT from the exons tCTCTTGCAGCGTTTGAGAGGCACGGAGAGAATCTTGCCCGCGGTGATGCTCGGCCCGCTGTGAGCCGCCGCCGCCATAACTCCTCCGACGGCTTCTTCAACAACAGCCCTCTCAGAGCACCTGCAG GTGATGGGTTgcaccatccctctctcctgcgGCATGACTCTGTGGACTCAGGCGTGGCTAAGGGAGGGCAGGGGGGCCTGGGCAGCGGTCTCTGGGGGCAGGAGGGACCCCACCATGGGCGCCACACCAAGCGCCCTgtgggggacagggacagggagcgACCAGGGCCCCACCGTCAGCGTAACGGGACCTTCCACCCCCGGAAAGGAGGCTTCCTGCCAGTTGAAGGAGGCCATGAGGACAAGCTGAAGTTTGTGGAGGAGGATTTT CCCTCACTCAATCAATCAGAGAGCATTGGGAAGCCGGTGGCCCAGCCTCATGCCGTAGGGACTCCTGTAGGTGTTTGGG AGCACCCCCCTAGTGCCAAGCAGACCATAACTAAGATGTTGGTCATCAAGAAGGTTTCCAAGGAAGACCCTGGTGCTTCTTTCTCTGCTGGTTTCGCCAACACAACGGTACCCCACCTAACCAACGGCACCAAAACCCCAATCTCCTCATCCAGTGTCTATAAGAACCTGGTGCCCAAGCCTATCACCCCAACCAAG GCTGTTCCCTGGAAGCCAAgcgggagagaaaccaaaagcagTTTTAATATATCTGGCTGGGACTCCGCCTTCACCAACCCTGCTGCCTCTGTGAACAAACTTCTTACGCATGTCACTGCCCCGACCTACGGCCCGACCTACGGATCACCCAAGGAG CCTCCCTCCAGCATCACCCCTCCCATCGACGTCACCCTTCCTCGTCTGAAGCTGATGCGTCGCAGCACCGACCGGAAGAGTGAGTTCCTGCGAGGCCTGAAGGATGATAGGAACTGGGACGGGCCCACCTCTACCAGTCCATCAGAAGCtaaggagaacagaggagacttACAGGAGAATgggatccctcactccctcagCGACTCGGACACAGATCACCTTTCCAGCTCGTTGGAGGCAGAATACAG GTTGCTCAAAGCTATGGGCTGGCAGGAGTACCCAGAGAATGATGACAACTTTTTGCCCATCACTGATGCTGAGCTCCAAGAATTTCAAGCTAAAACTGAGAAG TTGAAGAGGAACAGGCTGGTCCAGAACGGTGTTCTCCTGAAGCCTCTTCTCAAGGGTGCGCCCCTGCCCCTGCTGTCCTGGAGAAGCCCTGTAGAGCCTGAACTAGAAGAGGTCTCAGAGTCCGAGAGCACGAGCAGCAGCCAGACAGACGACGATGACACCTAA
- the LOC118393612 gene encoding vasculin-like protein 1 isoform X2, whose amino-acid sequence MAQHDFVPAWLNFSTPQPAKSLAAFERHGENLARGDARPAVSRRRHNSSDGFFNNSPLRAPAGDGLHHPSLLRHDSVDSGVAKGGQGGLGSGLWGQEGPHHGRHTKRPVGDRDRERPGPHRQRNGTFHPRKGGFLPVEGGHEDKLKFVEEDFPSLNQSESIGKPVAQPHAVGTPVGVWEHPPSAKQTITKMLVIKKVSKEDPGASFSAGFANTTAVPWKPSGRETKSSFNISGWDSAFTNPAASVNKLLTHVTAPTYGPTYGSPKEPPSSITPPIDVTLPRLKLMRRSTDRKSEFLRGLKDDRNWDGPTSTSPSEAKENRGDLQENGIPHSLSDSDTDHLSSSLEAEYRLLKAMGWQEYPENDDNFLPITDAELQEFQAKTEKLKRNRLVQNGVLLKPLLKGAPLPLLSWRSPVEPELEEVSESESTSSSQTDDDDT is encoded by the exons tCTCTTGCAGCGTTTGAGAGGCACGGAGAGAATCTTGCCCGCGGTGATGCTCGGCCCGCTGTGAGCCGCCGCCGCCATAACTCCTCCGACGGCTTCTTCAACAACAGCCCTCTCAGAGCACCTGCAG GTGATGGGTTgcaccatccctctctcctgcgGCATGACTCTGTGGACTCAGGCGTGGCTAAGGGAGGGCAGGGGGGCCTGGGCAGCGGTCTCTGGGGGCAGGAGGGACCCCACCATGGGCGCCACACCAAGCGCCCTgtgggggacagggacagggagcgACCAGGGCCCCACCGTCAGCGTAACGGGACCTTCCACCCCCGGAAAGGAGGCTTCCTGCCAGTTGAAGGAGGCCATGAGGACAAGCTGAAGTTTGTGGAGGAGGATTTT CCCTCACTCAATCAATCAGAGAGCATTGGGAAGCCGGTGGCCCAGCCTCATGCCGTAGGGACTCCTGTAGGTGTTTGGG AGCACCCCCCTAGTGCCAAGCAGACCATAACTAAGATGTTGGTCATCAAGAAGGTTTCCAAGGAAGACCCTGGTGCTTCTTTCTCTGCTGGTTTCGCCAACACAACG GCTGTTCCCTGGAAGCCAAgcgggagagaaaccaaaagcagTTTTAATATATCTGGCTGGGACTCCGCCTTCACCAACCCTGCTGCCTCTGTGAACAAACTTCTTACGCATGTCACTGCCCCGACCTACGGCCCGACCTACGGATCACCCAAGGAG CCTCCCTCCAGCATCACCCCTCCCATCGACGTCACCCTTCCTCGTCTGAAGCTGATGCGTCGCAGCACCGACCGGAAGAGTGAGTTCCTGCGAGGCCTGAAGGATGATAGGAACTGGGACGGGCCCACCTCTACCAGTCCATCAGAAGCtaaggagaacagaggagacttACAGGAGAATgggatccctcactccctcagCGACTCGGACACAGATCACCTTTCCAGCTCGTTGGAGGCAGAATACAG GTTGCTCAAAGCTATGGGCTGGCAGGAGTACCCAGAGAATGATGACAACTTTTTGCCCATCACTGATGCTGAGCTCCAAGAATTTCAAGCTAAAACTGAGAAG TTGAAGAGGAACAGGCTGGTCCAGAACGGTGTTCTCCTGAAGCCTCTTCTCAAGGGTGCGCCCCTGCCCCTGCTGTCCTGGAGAAGCCCTGTAGAGCCTGAACTAGAAGAGGTCTCAGAGTCCGAGAGCACGAGCAGCAGCCAGACAGACGACGATGACACCTAA